A window from Balaenoptera musculus isolate JJ_BM4_2016_0621 chromosome 8, mBalMus1.pri.v3, whole genome shotgun sequence encodes these proteins:
- the LOC118899368 gene encoding caspase-13 isoform X2 translates to MADTRNKNPLKILESVGKELITGVLDDLVGKNVLKLEEEEKKKIYDAKLEDKARVLVDSMRQKRHEAGQIFVQTFLNIEKNSTSIKAPEEIVTGPDESAETTDTLKPCPHEEFLKLCKERAEEIYPIKEIKSRTRLALIICNTEFDHLPLRNGAAHDIMGMKGLLEGLGYSVDVEEKLTARDMESVLCRFAAREEHKSSDSTFLVFMSHGILDGICGTMHSDEKPDVLPYDTIFRIFNNRNCLSLKDKPKVIIVQACRGANRGELWVSDSPAALADSSSQSPENLEEDAIYKTHVEKDFIAFCSSTPHNVSWRDITKGSLFITQLITCFQKYSWRCHLEEVFRKVQKSFEKPNVKAQMPTIERLSMTRYFYLFPGN, encoded by the exons ATGGCTG ACACACGCAACAAAAACCCACTTAAGATTTTGGAATCTGTGGGCAAAGAGCTCATTACTGGCGTTTTGGATGACTTGGTGGGAAAAAATGTCCTGAAattggaggaagaggagaagaaaaaaatttatgatgCCAAGCTTGAAGACAAGGCGCGGGTCTTGGTGGACTCTATGCGACAGAAACGCCATGAGGCAGGTCAAATCTTTGTTCAAACCTTcctaaacatagaaaaaaattccacCAGTATAAAAG CTCCTGAGGAAATCGTGACTGGACCAGATGAGTCAGCAGAAACTACAGATACCCTCAAGCCTTGCCCTCATGAAGAATTTCTTAAACTGTGTAAAGAAAGGGCTGAAGAG ATCTATCCAATAAAGGAGATAAAGTCCCGCACTCGTCTGGCTCTCATCATATGCAATACAGAGTTTGATCATCTCCCTCTCAGGAATGGGGCTGCCCATGACATCATGGGAATGAAGGGGCTGCTTGAGGGCCTTGGCTACAGTGTGGATGTGGAAGAGAAACTCACAGCCAGG GATATGGAATCAGTGCTGTGCAGATTTGCTGCCCGTGAAGAGCACAAATCTTCAGACAGCACATTCTTGGTGTTCATGTCTCATGGCATCCTGGATGGGATCTGTGGGACTATGCATAGTGATGAAAAACCAGATGTGCTACCTTATGACACCATCTTCCGGATATTCAACAACCGCAATTGCCTCAGTCTAAAGGACAAACCTAAGGTCATCATTGTCCAGGCCTGTAGAGGTG CAAATCGTGGGGAATTGTGGGTCAGTGACTCTCCAGCAGCCTTGGCAGACAGCTCTTCACAGTCGCCTGAGAACCTGGAGGAGGATGCCATTTACAAGACCCATGTGGAGAAGGACTTCATTGCTTTCTGCTCCTCAACCCCAC ATAATGTGTCCTGGAGAGACATCACAAAAGGTTCTCTCTTCATTACTCAACTCATCACATGCTTCCAAAAATATTCCTGGCGCTGTCATCTAGAGGAAGTATTTAGGAAG gtacaaaaatcatttgaaaaaccAAATGTTAAAGCCCAGATGCCCACCATTGAACGACTCTCCATGACAAGATATTTCTACCTCTTTCCTGGCAATTGA
- the LOC118899368 gene encoding caspase-13 isoform X1 produces MAEDTRNKNPLKILESVGKELITGVLDDLVGKNVLKLEEEEKKKIYDAKLEDKARVLVDSMRQKRHEAGQIFVQTFLNIEKNSTSIKAPEEIVTGPDESAETTDTLKPCPHEEFLKLCKERAEEIYPIKEIKSRTRLALIICNTEFDHLPLRNGAAHDIMGMKGLLEGLGYSVDVEEKLTARDMESVLCRFAAREEHKSSDSTFLVFMSHGILDGICGTMHSDEKPDVLPYDTIFRIFNNRNCLSLKDKPKVIIVQACRGANRGELWVSDSPAALADSSSQSPENLEEDAIYKTHVEKDFIAFCSSTPHNVSWRDITKGSLFITQLITCFQKYSWRCHLEEVFRKVQKSFEKPNVKAQMPTIERLSMTRYFYLFPGN; encoded by the exons ATGGCTG AAGACACACGCAACAAAAACCCACTTAAGATTTTGGAATCTGTGGGCAAAGAGCTCATTACTGGCGTTTTGGATGACTTGGTGGGAAAAAATGTCCTGAAattggaggaagaggagaagaaaaaaatttatgatgCCAAGCTTGAAGACAAGGCGCGGGTCTTGGTGGACTCTATGCGACAGAAACGCCATGAGGCAGGTCAAATCTTTGTTCAAACCTTcctaaacatagaaaaaaattccacCAGTATAAAAG CTCCTGAGGAAATCGTGACTGGACCAGATGAGTCAGCAGAAACTACAGATACCCTCAAGCCTTGCCCTCATGAAGAATTTCTTAAACTGTGTAAAGAAAGGGCTGAAGAG ATCTATCCAATAAAGGAGATAAAGTCCCGCACTCGTCTGGCTCTCATCATATGCAATACAGAGTTTGATCATCTCCCTCTCAGGAATGGGGCTGCCCATGACATCATGGGAATGAAGGGGCTGCTTGAGGGCCTTGGCTACAGTGTGGATGTGGAAGAGAAACTCACAGCCAGG GATATGGAATCAGTGCTGTGCAGATTTGCTGCCCGTGAAGAGCACAAATCTTCAGACAGCACATTCTTGGTGTTCATGTCTCATGGCATCCTGGATGGGATCTGTGGGACTATGCATAGTGATGAAAAACCAGATGTGCTACCTTATGACACCATCTTCCGGATATTCAACAACCGCAATTGCCTCAGTCTAAAGGACAAACCTAAGGTCATCATTGTCCAGGCCTGTAGAGGTG CAAATCGTGGGGAATTGTGGGTCAGTGACTCTCCAGCAGCCTTGGCAGACAGCTCTTCACAGTCGCCTGAGAACCTGGAGGAGGATGCCATTTACAAGACCCATGTGGAGAAGGACTTCATTGCTTTCTGCTCCTCAACCCCAC ATAATGTGTCCTGGAGAGACATCACAAAAGGTTCTCTCTTCATTACTCAACTCATCACATGCTTCCAAAAATATTCCTGGCGCTGTCATCTAGAGGAAGTATTTAGGAAG gtacaaaaatcatttgaaaaaccAAATGTTAAAGCCCAGATGCCCACCATTGAACGACTCTCCATGACAAGATATTTCTACCTCTTTCCTGGCAATTGA